A DNA window from bacterium contains the following coding sequences:
- a CDS encoding DNA-binding protein — protein sequence MSKLTIEISEEKIQQLQERAARLHISVEDLVRLSVEDQLNRPDREFEEAVQYVLEKNADLYKRLA from the coding sequence ATGAGCAAGCTCACCATTGAGATTTCTGAAGAGAAAATCCAACAGTTGCAGGAACGAGCGGCGCGTCTTCACATCTCTGTTGAAGATCTCGTGCGTCTGAGTGTCGAAGACCAGTTGAACCGCCCCGATCGGGAATTTGAAGAAGCGGTTCAGTACGTTCTGGAAAAGAACGCGGATCTCTACAAGCGCCTCGCTTGA
- a CDS encoding aspartyl protease family protein yields MRILFIVLSLIFVNISFGDQPSRPIATIPFQLVEKLIFLQVQVNGSEPLWVILDSGASGCVIEKQTALKLGLKTAGADQVGGAGAGKTNVTFAKDIKFSLPGLDMKVDRVMVIDFAGISEKLGHKCDGLIGYEFFASYVVSIDYDSRVVRVYQPESFEYNGDGEILPTQVKKKHPYVRLKLSTPGVQPEEPELLIDTGSADSIDSELIAKSNGHKYEAIGGIGLGEPFRITLGTYDTVQIGKLKLENVDGASGNSLIGGDFLQRFRVIFDYSRARTIFEPSRHFEDETLLNLSGLDVESTPEANAFRISNLLKGFAGEKAGFLPGDLIVAIDAQPASAFTWEQMIRLLHQDGQTYWLTIKRGNETKVLPLVIPGKVRKPLAFSSMTASTST; encoded by the coding sequence ATGCGTATCCTATTTATCGTCTTGTCTCTGATCTTCGTCAACATCAGTTTTGGTGATCAACCCTCGCGGCCGATCGCCACAATTCCGTTTCAACTGGTCGAAAAACTCATCTTTTTGCAGGTTCAGGTCAATGGCTCAGAGCCATTGTGGGTCATTCTCGATTCCGGTGCGAGTGGATGTGTGATTGAAAAACAAACCGCGTTGAAGCTGGGGTTGAAGACTGCCGGAGCAGACCAGGTGGGAGGGGCCGGAGCTGGAAAGACAAACGTTACCTTTGCAAAAGACATCAAATTTTCACTTCCCGGCCTGGATATGAAAGTCGATAGAGTGATGGTGATCGATTTTGCCGGAATATCGGAAAAGCTGGGACACAAATGCGATGGATTGATCGGATATGAATTTTTTGCTTCTTATGTTGTTTCGATTGATTATGACTCTCGGGTTGTGCGCGTTTACCAGCCAGAAAGTTTCGAATATAACGGTGATGGAGAAATTCTACCTACTCAAGTGAAGAAGAAACATCCATATGTCCGGCTAAAACTGTCCACGCCGGGTGTGCAACCGGAGGAACCGGAGCTGCTCATCGATACCGGCTCAGCCGATTCCATCGATAGCGAACTGATCGCGAAATCGAACGGCCATAAATACGAAGCGATCGGTGGAATCGGTCTAGGTGAACCATTCCGCATCACTCTGGGGACTTACGATACTGTTCAAATCGGAAAGCTGAAATTGGAGAACGTCGATGGCGCGTCAGGAAATTCCCTCATCGGTGGGGATTTCCTGCAACGTTTTCGAGTGATCTTCGATTATTCGCGCGCACGAACGATCTTTGAACCCAGCCGGCACTTCGAAGACGAAACGTTGTTAAATTTGAGCGGTCTTGATGTGGAATCAACACCCGAAGCAAACGCTTTCCGCATTTCCAACTTGTTGAAGGGATTTGCCGGAGAGAAAGCCGGCTTTCTTCCGGGCGATTTGATCGTTGCAATAGATGCCCAACCTGCGAGCGCCTTCACATGGGAGCAAATGATTCGTTTGCTACATCAGGATGGGCAAACATACTGGCTCACCATCAAGCGCGGCAACGAAACGAAAGTGTTACCGCTGGTGATACCCGGGAAAGTGAGAAAACCGCTGGCATTCTCATCTATGACGGCAAGCACTTCAACGTAA
- a CDS encoding sigma-70 family RNA polymerase sigma factor: protein MKLRPRRLEDFEQVFRDNVSRIYRLSYQYLGNPDAAEDATQETFLRALRSEKDFRHSSEISTWLFRIAVNVCLDGIRQNKRRRMESLHSLPEPTVRYSAQEDLEKLDLQRRVRIAVNALPSQLRMLVVLREFEDLSYQEILSITGLSIGTISSRLNRARLQIARVFQNEFRRDL, encoded by the coding sequence TTGAAGCTGAGGCCACGACGGTTGGAAGATTTCGAGCAGGTTTTCCGCGACAACGTTTCGAGGATTTATCGCCTTTCCTATCAGTATCTGGGGAATCCAGACGCTGCTGAAGATGCGACGCAGGAGACTTTTTTAAGAGCGCTCCGATCCGAAAAAGATTTCAGACACTCGTCGGAAATTTCAACCTGGCTGTTCCGAATCGCAGTGAATGTTTGTCTCGATGGAATCCGGCAAAACAAACGCCGGCGCATGGAAAGTCTCCATTCACTACCGGAGCCAACCGTCAGATATTCAGCGCAGGAAGATTTAGAAAAACTCGATTTACAGCGCAGAGTGCGAATCGCGGTAAACGCTCTTCCGTCGCAACTCAGGATGCTGGTGGTGCTTCGTGAATTTGAGGACCTTTCGTATCAGGAAATTTTGTCGATCACCGGCCTTTCCATTGGGACCATCAGTTCAAGATTGAATCGAGCGCGGCTTCAAATCGCGCGTGTTTTCCAAAATGAATTCAGGAGGGATTTATGA
- a CDS encoding zf-HC2 domain-containing protein — MMHFFAKRYLSAYLDDALNDKNRNAVRQHLERCSSCRQLYAAIKQSTELIQSVRKQSIPSSIVYADVRSPSFSRYGWVAAAAAFLFAVGTLLFSYSKTRSTIDPQGAIYLDLLLQEAANSGSGPQLIKSPYHALAQSPVELSRITGRQYAEPVLPSDFRFQRGFIYEEQYGGGVGRVYVSNEGKILCLFEQPVETKMAYGAGNQEVQEFLGRDCIEVLWPSLRLVSCESGDKRILMLSNISTEQLESAFRSYPDLGSQQ, encoded by the coding sequence ATGATGCACTTCTTTGCGAAACGGTACCTTTCGGCCTATCTGGACGATGCCCTGAATGATAAAAACCGGAATGCAGTTAGGCAACATCTGGAGCGTTGTTCGTCATGCCGCCAACTTTATGCTGCAATCAAACAAAGCACAGAGTTGATCCAATCCGTGCGCAAACAGAGCATCCCATCTTCCATCGTCTATGCCGACGTTCGCTCCCCTTCATTCAGCCGTTATGGTTGGGTGGCTGCCGCTGCGGCTTTCCTTTTTGCAGTGGGCACCTTGTTGTTTTCATACAGCAAAACGAGGAGTACGATCGATCCGCAGGGAGCCATCTACCTGGATTTGTTGCTTCAAGAGGCGGCCAATTCCGGCAGCGGGCCTCAATTGATCAAATCCCCTTATCATGCGCTCGCGCAATCTCCCGTGGAACTGTCGCGCATCACAGGCAGGCAGTATGCGGAACCTGTATTGCCCTCAGATTTCCGGTTTCAGCGTGGTTTCATTTACGAGGAGCAGTATGGTGGTGGAGTGGGGCGCGTGTACGTCTCCAATGAAGGCAAGATTCTGTGTTTGTTTGAGCAACCTGTCGAAACGAAGATGGCTTACGGCGCCGGAAATCAGGAGGTGCAGGAATTTCTTGGAAGAGATTGTATCGAGGTTCTATGGCCTTCGTTGCGGCTTGTGTCTTGCGAGTCCGGTGATAAACGAATTCTGATGCTCTCCAACATCAGTACAGAACAGCTGGAATCTGCGTTTCGATCTTATCCCGATCTTGGTAGCCAACAGTAA